One region of Maledivibacter sp. genomic DNA includes:
- a CDS encoding iron-containing alcohol dehydrogenase, with protein sequence MNKFEYFNPVKVIFGEGEVNQIGIQAKEYGKKAILVSYTDISFYGDLFDRIHSLLKEQGIDYVDFLGVTANPTLEQARRGIELCKSEKVDLVIGIGGGSAMDCAKVIAAGVKYKAGDIIKMIAFSHSDDSSQIPPTQALPTIMIPTLPATGSEMNPTAVITDEVSVRKSYVWAPDCLYPRVAIIDPSLTTSLPPYQTACGAIDTIAHVLESYFNGEGGNLDLQDRMQEGVIKAVMDNIPKVLDNPMDTQTRGLMQWAASIALNGWVLSGTYGWAPMHQMGHVLSARFKATHGATLATMILAWMRFFAHRRDNKRYSQYAERIYGKSLSHAADEFENLLEKIGVETRISQFGASERDLDMLTKDVVTISFGSDNMLASVPEISREDVRRIYEMAL encoded by the coding sequence ATGAATAAATTTGAATATTTTAATCCAGTTAAAGTTATATTTGGAGAGGGTGAGGTAAATCAGATCGGTATTCAGGCTAAGGAATACGGAAAAAAGGCGATATTAGTATCATATACAGATATTTCTTTTTATGGAGATTTGTTTGATCGTATTCATTCACTTCTTAAAGAACAAGGGATAGATTATGTAGATTTTCTTGGTGTAACAGCCAACCCTACCCTTGAGCAAGCCCGAAGGGGTATTGAGCTTTGTAAATCAGAAAAGGTTGATCTCGTCATAGGTATTGGCGGCGGTAGTGCGATGGATTGTGCCAAGGTGATTGCGGCGGGAGTAAAATATAAGGCAGGGGACATTATCAAGATGATAGCATTTAGCCATAGTGATGATTCTTCTCAGATTCCACCAACCCAGGCACTTCCTACTATCATGATTCCTACCCTGCCAGCAACGGGAAGTGAGATGAATCCAACGGCAGTTATCACTGATGAAGTAAGTGTCAGAAAATCCTATGTCTGGGCACCGGATTGTCTTTATCCAAGGGTTGCCATCATAGACCCTAGCCTTACCACTAGCCTCCCACCATACCAGACTGCATGCGGAGCTATTGATACCATTGCCCACGTACTTGAAAGTTATTTCAATGGGGAAGGCGGTAATTTAGACTTGCAGGATAGGATGCAGGAGGGAGTAATCAAGGCAGTTATGGATAATATCCCTAAGGTATTAGATAATCCTATGGATACTCAAACCCGTGGATTGATGCAGTGGGCAGCATCTATTGCATTGAATGGATGGGTACTTTCAGGAACCTATGGCTGGGCTCCAATGCACCAAATGGGACATGTACTTAGCGCACGCTTTAAGGCAACCCACGGTGCTACACTGGCTACTATGATACTTGCTTGGATGAGATTTTTTGCCCATAGAAGGGATAATAAAAGATATTCACAGTATGCCGAGCGTATATATGGAAAGTCCTTATCCCATGCAGCCGATGAGTTTGAGAATCTACTAGAAAAGATAGGTGTAGAAACTCGTATATCTCAGTTTGGTGCAAGTGAAAGGGATTTGGATATGCTTACGAAGGATGTTGTCACAATAAGCTTCGGTAGTGATAATATGCTTGCAAGTGTACCAGAGATTTCACGGGAGGATGTAAGAAGAATATATGAGATGGCATTATAG